A segment of the Armatimonadota bacterium genome:
TCGGTTCCGCTTTCCTCTGAAGTTCTGCCACAAGACTCGCCGTGGTCCGGTCGAGGGGTCAGTGTCGACGGACGAATCGAGCGATTGCGCCAGCCATCAACGGGCAAGCTTGAATCTTCCGGAGAAGATCGCCATGAGCTCAGCCTCAAGGCTGGCGAGCCAGAAGGACTGCAGTCCGCTAATCTTGTCGCTCACGGGGCCCTCACGTTCGATCTTTCCGTCCTCAAAATACACAACCGGCTGGACGGGGTCGTTGCCGGTCTTCCTGGCCAGGGCAATCAGTTCGCGGGTGCGCTTCTCGGCGAAGTCGAGCATGCGAATCAAGGCCCGTTCGCGGGCGACTCCTACGAGAGCCCCGCTGCGGTCAAGTTGAGCGCCGAGAGAGTAGTACTTGGCGACGACCCCGGCGGAGGCCTGGTAGGAAGCCAGGGCGGCGCCGAGGGTGGCATAGGACGCGGACTCGCCGCCGCCCACGCGATCCTTCAGAAATGGCAACACGCTCAGCGTGGCCAGGGCAAAGGTGTAGTCAAAGTCCTGGGTTCGAAACGCCTGCTTGACGGCATCTGGGTGCACGCCACGCCCCCTGGCGATCTCGTCGATGACGACGGCGTCGAAGTAAGTAAGGTTGGCCTCGGCAGCCCTCCGGAGCGTCTCGGCGAACCGCTCCAGACGCTGCAGACCCGGGGCTGGGCTGGTACCAGCGCGTAGTCCCGCGTCGAGCGAATCGTTGGCTGCCTGGGCCACGTGGTTGGCCAGCGCGTGATAGAGCGCGGCGATGAAGACAGACTGCCGCTGCTCCTCCTCGTTGGTAGGCTTGCGGCTGAGGACTTCATCCGCCATCCTCACCAGACCAAGGGCGACGGCCAGGGCGGCATAGGCATCGGCGAGGACGACCGCCGCTGGGGCCGTCGATCTGGCCGGCGACGTCTACGGTGAACTTGTAGTTGTTGATGTCTGCACCCAGCAGCAGGCTGGTCATGACCACAGCCATCCATCCGGCGGCGCGCCACATGGGGCCGGACCCGCCCAACTCCGACTCGAAGAATCCAACCCCAGCTCGTTGTCGCTGTTCGGTTCGACGCGCATGCGCACGCGGCTCGTGCCTCCGAATGGGCCCTCGGGGCCGGTAGCATACCAGAGCGCATGGACCTAGGCCTGGCGGGGTTCCCTGACCGAGATGGACACGGTCCCGACCGAACCACCACGAGCGCATCCCGTGCTGATCAAGACCAGGATGAGGAGAATGGCGGTCACGCTCTTCCCCAGCAACTCCAGACGGGTCACCATGGGTCTCCTCCTCGCCTGCCGGGCTCGACCGGACTGATACGCGCTGCCCGCCAATCCCTTCAGGGACAGTACTTCAGGTGTTCCTGGTGCGGGACGAAGAAGAGGTGCACGTCGTAGTGGTCGAACTCAAATCCCGCATGCCCCTTCGGGTAGAACTGGATATCCACGTGCTGGACCTTGAAGCCTTCCGGCACGCGCAGGTCCATCCAGCCGTCACCGACCCCCGGAGCATCCCAGCCCTGCTGGACCGGGGTCATGAGTGGGCTATCATAACTGATCTTGTACTCCACGAAGACAATCCGGCCCTGATGCGTCCCCAGCAGAGGGCCGAGGGGGCGATTCCCCTGCTTCGGATCTGCCCAGTGAACGCCCTCGCCGCGGATGCAGGAGGTGACCGGCTGCCAGCCCGGCGGCATGCCTTTTGGCGGAGCGGCACCCCCGGTGCGAGGGCCCGCGGCGCCAAGGATGATCAACAAGAGGGCCTGGACGACCGCCACCGCGGGAGTCCTCCGCATCACCTCCACCTCCCTACGCCACTTCCCCCGCCGTGATTCAGGATAGTTCGAGCAGCGTCCCCTGCTGCGGTGCAGGATCGTTCGTCCCAATGAGCGTCGTGCCATCCTGCCACCAGTACTTGTAGGTGAAGGGCACCAGGAAGCGCTCGCCGGTGGTAGGGTTCCTGGCCTCGGTCAGCCCGCCTAAGGTATCGATCCAGCGTTTGGCATCGCGCAGGTCGCCAATCTCCCTGACGTTGCGCGAGGTGAGGGCGATGCCGACCAGGCCGTTGAGCTTCTCGTAGCACTCCGCGGGAGGAAGGTCGACCTGGAGCTGCAGCTCGTTAAACGCCACGATAGTCGGCACCCCCCAGCATCGGATCGTAGAAGGAACTGGTCTCGGTACTGAGGATCCCCTCCACGGCCCTCCCCCGGTACCGCGCCTGGTAGAAGAGGGTAACCGTCGCTGCCTGGTAGCCGGGGATTGCCGCGCGGGGCACGTCCATCCGCCCGCGGACCCGGAACCCCTGGAACCGCTGAATGTACCAGGAGATGGCGCTCTCCGCTGAGACGACCCCGTTCTGCATGCGGGGGATGAGCCTGTAGCCGTGGGTGATCCCCTGGCGGTCCGGCGTGACGATCAGCTCCGCAGACCCGAACCGGGGATCCCACCCGGTCCAGTTCGGAGGGCTGGTGGTGACACGCCAGGTGGCAGGATAGTTGAATCCCCATGACCAAGCCCCGCCATCGGCCCTCCTCCCCGCGATGAAGAAGTGCTCCGTGAGCGGCACGAACCTGAACCGGAACACCCGTTGTTGTCCGGTGGGGCAGATCAGGGCCGCGCCGGGCGCGGCTTCGGCCCCGCCCGGCCGCATGACCGTGCTGACCTGCAGGAGCACGATGACGATCACGACCAGCGACACCCTCATCCGTTACACCCCTTCCCTCCGCCCGGTGCGCCCTCAGGACTCAAGGCGATCCCTCCTGTTTCAGGGGGGCACAGCGAGGGTAAAAGTGGTAGAGGGTCTCCAGAGAATCGAACGTCTCCTGCAGGACCTCAAACCTGGGAGGGGGGTAGATCCCTTCCAGCTCGGCGATCCGCCTGATAACGCTGGGGACCAGGGTCCCCGGCGGAATCTCCCCGGAGGCCAGGTACTCGTGGTGGACGATCTCGCCCGTCGCGAGATCACGGACGATGAAGGCCACGACCTCCTCGATGGCGGGCGCCTCCTCCGAAGCCGGGATCAATGCGGGCAGTACTTCAGGTGCGTGCCGTGCGGTACAAAGTAGACATGCAGGTCGTAGTGAGGGATTTCGTACCCCTCATGCCCTTTGGGCAGGAACTCCAGGTCCAGATGGTCCACCTTCACGCCCGGCGGTACCTTCAAACCGGTCCAGGACTTCCCCGCTCGGAAGGCCTCCTGAGCGATCATGTACTCGACGAATACCAGCCGCCCACGAAAGACGCCGTAAATGGGGCCGAAGGGAAACGCCTTGGGGCTGATCCAGTGCTGGCCCATGCCGGGCACGCACCCCCCTGCCGGCACAAAGCCCTTGGGCACACCCTTAGGCACGGGCACCTCCCGTGCCGCATCCGCGGCCGCCGTCAGCAGCAATATTCCCCCTACCGCCACAGCCAACAGCCCCCGCAGTGTCACCGACCCTCCCTCCCTTGCGCGCGCCTCGCGCTCAGGTGATCTGCCCGCGGGGACCGGCGCCGCTCTCCCCGAAGGTAAGATCAGCATAGCGGGGACCTCTCAAATGGTTCTCAAACAACCTCAGCATGGTCGGCCGGCGCCATGGAGGGAGTGGCGCCCACCGGGGCGAACACAGGGCCCTATCGGAGGCTGTAGATAGCCATGGCCACGCTGCCCCCGTTGGTCAGGACGAAACTCGCGCCTCCGCTGGTGGGCAGAGCCGTCCTGCACCGGAGCCGGCTCCTCGACGAGCTGCGCCTCCACCTGGAGAAGCGACTCATCCTGGTCTGCGCCGGTGCAGGCTACGGAAAAACGCTGCTGCTGGCCACGCTGCTCCGCGAGGCGTCCGTGCCTTTCCTCTGGTACCGGCTGGAGGAGGGAGACCGCGATCCGGCAGTGTTCCTGGCCTACCTCCTGGAGGGGCTATCGGCGCAAGTCCCGGGCTTCGCCGCGGAGGTGCGCGGGAAGGTTGAGGAGATCAGACGGTTTGCCCTGGGCCCAGAGGCGCTGCTGGCCGTCCTCGTGAACGGCCTCATCCAGACGGTCCAGGGTCCGCTGCTTATCGCCCTAGATGATTTCCACCACGTGGACGCGGGCGAAGTGCCTGCTGCCGTTGACTACCTGCTCGACCATCTGCCGCCGGCGATTCACCTGATCATCGCGTCGCGGACGAAGCCGCGCCTGGCTCTGGCCCGCCTCCGGGCTCGGGGAGAACTGGCTGAGATCGGGACCACCGAGCTCCGGTTCACGGTTGAGGAGATCGAGGAGCTGTTTCAGCGGGTCTTCCGGCGGCCGCTCGACGCCGCCAGCCTGCACACCCTGGCAGCCCAAACGGAAGGCTGGGCCGTCGGGCTGGTACTGGTCTATCATGCCATGCGGAAGAAGCCGCCGGCGCAGGCCAGGGAGGTTATCGCCCACCTGAAAGGCTCGCGGATCCACCTCGATGAGTATCTGGAGGACGAAGTCCTTCGGCACCAACCGGCGGAAGTCCAGCGCTTCCTGCTGCAAACCGCGGTCTTTTCCCGACTCAGCCCGGCGGCCTGCGACCGGATGCTCGACCGGGACGATTCCGCCCAGTTTCTCCGGTATCTCGAACGCAACCACCTGCTGATCGAGCCCCTGGACGACGAGCGGAGCGCGTACCGCTACCACCCGCTCTTTCAGGAGTACCTGCTCCGGCGGACTGAGCGCGATGAAGGCATTGCTGGGATGCAGATGCTCCGGGCCCGCGCGGCGGCGGCCCTCGAGGAGATAGGCGATTGGGAGGGCGCAATCGACCTCGCCCTCGTCGCGGGTGCGCACGACATGGCGGCCAGAGTGATCGATGAAGTGGCCGAGGCCTGCCTCGCCGCCGGGCTGTTCAGTACCCTGCGGCGCCGGATTGAGAGTCTCCCGCCCCACGTCCAGGAGAACCACCCCTGGCTGCTGGTCCACCTGACGCGGGCCCTGGAGGTGCAGGGAGAGTGGGAAGCCGCCGCCGTGGCTGTGGAACGCGCCCGGGCGCGCTTTCAGCAGCGCGCAGATGCCAGGGGACTCTGGGCGAGTCTGCGGGAGAGCGCCTGGATTTGCTTCCGCCGGGGACGGTACCAGGAAGGGATCCGCCTGGGGCACGAGGCCCTGGCCCACCTCGACGCCGGGCAGCGGGCCGAACGGGCGCAGACCTACTACCTGCTCGCCGCCTGCCTGGCCGAGTGTGGCGATCTGGCTGCCGCTCGAACGTATTGGGAGGAGGCGCTGGCGCTCCTGGAACAATACGACGATCGGATTTGGCGAGCCCGTGTGCTGCACGCCATGGCCCGGAACTACTACTACGTCCGGGGCGACTTGGCAACTTCGCAGCGTATGGAAGAGGAGGCCCTGCGGCTGTGCCGGGAGGTCAACAGTCAGCACGGCATATGCCACGCGCTGGTAGGGCTGGGCGGCGTCTACTTCGCCAGGGGGGAGGATCCCCAGGCCCTGGCGCTATTCGAGGAAGCGCTGGAAACCGCCCGAGCCTTGGGGTACCGCATGATGGAGGGCTATGCCCTGGTCTACCTTGGCGATACCTTCCGGGAGATGCGGGACCTGGCCAGATCCCATCGATACTATGAGGAGGCTGGGGCCATCGCCCGCCGCTTGCAGGAACCAAGTGTGCTGCACGGCTACCTTAGGGGCCTGGGCCGGCTCGCCTGGATACAGGGTCAGCTGGCGGAGGCGCTGGAAATGGTCAGCACGGCCCTGGACACCATCAAGCAGATCGGGTACCAGGTCCTCATCGCCGAATCATTGGTGGATCGTGGCCTTCTCTTGAGTGAGCTGGACCGAACTGAGGAGGGGCTGCGCGCCGTGCGCGAAGGTCTGCAGATGCTCAGGCGATGGGAGGCCAGGTACGAGATGACTCGAGCTCATCTATACCTGGCCCACCTTCTCCGCAAGAGCGGAGGCGAGGGGGAGACCACCTTCCAGGAGCACCTACGCGCCGCATTGACCCTGGCGGGGGAATATGGGTACCACAGCCTGCTGGTTCAGCGGGAGCGGCGCATCACCCTGCCCCTGCTGGTCACCGCACTGAGACTCTCCCTCGAACTGCCATATGTCAAAAGCCTCCTGAAGCGCATGGGAGCGTCGGCGGCCGCGGCTGTGCTCCCGCTGCTGGATGACCCGCATCCGGCGGTGCGGCAGGCCGCCTGTGAGGTTCTGGAAGAGAGTGGTGAGCGACGAGTCATTGGATCGCTGAAGCGCCATCTCCAGGATCCCGATACCGTGGTGCGGCTGCGGATCAAGGAAACACTGGAGCGATTGCGCAGGTTGCCGCCCCCTCCTCTGCGGGTCTACTGCCTGGGGCGGTTCAAAGTAGTCCAGGGTGACCGCCTCATTCCCGGGAGCGTATGGCCGAGCCAGAAGGCGCAGGAGTTGCTCGCCTATTTAGTCACGCGCCTTCCCCGCAGGGTGCCGCGGGAGGTGATTCAGGAAGCCCTCTGGCCCGCAGCCGACGGGCGCTCCGCTTCCGGCGTTTTCCATTCCACCCTTTACCTGTTGCGGCGCGCTCTGGAGCCCGAGATGGAGGAGGGGATCGGGTCAGCTTACATTGTCCAGTACCAGAGTCTCTACGGTCTCAGTGAGCGGGTCGATTGCTGGGTGGACGTGGACGCCTTTGTCAGCCGCTGTCATCAAGCCCAGGGCGCGGACGCCAGCGGCGACACTGGGGAAGCTATCCGCCTGTGGGGAGAGGCAGAGAGCCTGTACGCCGGCGACTTCCTGGAGGAGTTTCCCTATGCGGAGTGGACCATCTCTGAGCGGGAGCGCCTGCGGGAGGCCTATGTCCAGGCTCTGGAGAAGCTGGCGGAGGGCTGGCTCCGGACTGGGGAGTACCCCCGGAGCATTGAATACGGGCGGAAGGCCATCGCCGCGGACCCCTGCCGGGAAGGTGCCTACCGCCTGCTCATGCAGGCACTGGCGCTGAGCGGGCAGCGCGCCGAAGCGCTCCGCTGGTTTCGGGAGTGCGCATCAACCCTGCAGCGAGAGTTCGGTACAGCGCCATCACCTGAAACGGTCGCTCTCTATCGTAGCCTCCTGACCTCTTAACTCCCCACCTGCGGGGTGGGCATTCGCTGCCGGACCTGGACGAAGCCGACCGCGGCCAGCATGTTGAGGGCAGGTGCGACCGCGTAGTAGAGGATCTGGTCAGCGAGACTCCACGTGGCGGCGCCCGACCACGTGTACACCAGTTGCCCCCATTCCACCAGTCGATAGATTCCTGACAACCCTCCCAGCATCGTCAGGAGCGGTGTCACGGTGTCGACGAGCACGCGCTGCGACAGGCTCACCGCAAAGCCGAGGGCAATGGCTACGGCCACAGCGGCGGCGGAGAGGCGGGTCTGTACTTCCGGCCACAGGTGCAGAAGCACGATAGTGAGCAGGATAGCCCACGCCAGAGACACCAGGTTGGCTACCCCAGCGGCGACGGTAGCGCGGAGGAGAAAGGCAGGGACGGCCGCCGCT
Coding sequences within it:
- a CDS encoding BTAD domain-containing putative transcriptional regulator → MATLPPLVRTKLAPPLVGRAVLHRSRLLDELRLHLEKRLILVCAGAGYGKTLLLATLLREASVPFLWYRLEEGDRDPAVFLAYLLEGLSAQVPGFAAEVRGKVEEIRRFALGPEALLAVLVNGLIQTVQGPLLIALDDFHHVDAGEVPAAVDYLLDHLPPAIHLIIASRTKPRLALARLRARGELAEIGTTELRFTVEEIEELFQRVFRRPLDAASLHTLAAQTEGWAVGLVLVYHAMRKKPPAQAREVIAHLKGSRIHLDEYLEDEVLRHQPAEVQRFLLQTAVFSRLSPAACDRMLDRDDSAQFLRYLERNHLLIEPLDDERSAYRYHPLFQEYLLRRTERDEGIAGMQMLRARAAAALEEIGDWEGAIDLALVAGAHDMAARVIDEVAEACLAAGLFSTLRRRIESLPPHVQENHPWLLVHLTRALEVQGEWEAAAVAVERARARFQQRADARGLWASLRESAWICFRRGRYQEGIRLGHEALAHLDAGQRAERAQTYYLLAACLAECGDLAAARTYWEEALALLEQYDDRIWRARVLHAMARNYYYVRGDLATSQRMEEEALRLCREVNSQHGICHALVGLGGVYFARGEDPQALALFEEALETARALGYRMMEGYALVYLGDTFREMRDLARSHRYYEEAGAIARRLQEPSVLHGYLRGLGRLAWIQGQLAEALEMVSTALDTIKQIGYQVLIAESLVDRGLLLSELDRTEEGLRAVREGLQMLRRWEARYEMTRAHLYLAHLLRKSGGEGETTFQEHLRAALTLAGEYGYHSLLVQRERRITLPLLVTALRLSLELPYVKSLLKRMGASAAAAVLPLLDDPHPAVRQAACEVLEESGERRVIGSLKRHLQDPDTVVRLRIKETLERLRRLPPPPLRVYCLGRFKVVQGDRLIPGSVWPSQKAQELLAYLVTRLPRRVPREVIQEALWPAADGRSASGVFHSTLYLLRRALEPEMEEGIGSAYIVQYQSLYGLSERVDCWVDVDAFVSRCHQAQGADASGDTGEAIRLWGEAESLYAGDFLEEFPYAEWTISERERLREAYVQALEKLAEGWLRTGEYPRSIEYGRKAIAADPCREGAYRLLMQALALSGQRAEALRWFRECASTLQREFGTAPSPETVALYRSLLTS